In Aegilops tauschii subsp. strangulata cultivar AL8/78 chromosome 3, Aet v6.0, whole genome shotgun sequence, one genomic interval encodes:
- the LOC109733871 gene encoding probable long-chain-alcohol O-fatty-acyltransferase 1, with amino-acid sequence MQALGQPTCASELRALAWTTLLVPMCAVYARSACRRLRPGWPRLAALLLTLPVFIYLPCLFNSYHLRLFSTFFHTWLAANKLVLLAFDLGPLKPSLPLLPFVLCAGLPIKLREGPQPTSHSASPGPPVADFLVPCGRSALFLTGLALLFPHTGSLPLYVVHYLYCAQIFLTLDLVFSSVGLVAAAVLGSAMERQFRAPLVVASVNDFWGRQWNLLAVDLLRASAYKPVRDRWGRDAGVLAAFLMSGVLHELLYWYMTLEPPTGEMLLFFTLQAAFHVAERWARVAGLWRPPKAAAYLVGTTFMVVTISELFFGPFIRAGIDVRMIQEAAEAVELVRAVAKRLIVRLFGAGSS; translated from the coding sequence ATGCAAGCCCTCGGGCAGCCCACCTGTGCGTCGGAACTGAGGGCGCTCGCCTGGACGACGCTCCTTGTTCCGATGTGCGCGGTCTACGCGCGCTCCGCCTGCCGCCGCCTCCGTCCGGGCTGGCCCCGCCTCGCCGCGCTCCTCCTGACGCTCCCCGTCTTCATCTACCTGCCGTGCTTGTTCAACTCCTACCACCTCCGCCTCTTCTCAACCTTCTTCCACACCTGGCTCGCCGCCAACAAGCTCGTCCTCCTCGCGTTCGACCTCGGCCCGCTCAAACCATCCCTGCCCCTCCTCCCGTTTGTCCTCTGCGCCGGCCTGCCCATCAAGCTCCGCGAAGGCCCGCAGCCTACCAGCCATTCTGCGTCACCGGGACCGCCCGTCGCCGATTTCCTTGTCCCCTGCGGCCGCAGCGCTCTCTTCCTCACCGGCCTCGCCCTGCTCTTTCCACACACTGGTTCGCTCCCTCTCTACGTCGTCCACTACCTCTACTGCGCACAGATCTTTCTCACGCTCGATCTCGTCTTCTCTTCCGTCGGCCTCGTCGCCGCTGCCGTGCTGGGCTCGGCCATGGAGAGGCAGTTCAGAGCGCCGCTCGTCGTCGCGTCGGTTAACGACTTCTGGGGCCGGCAGTGGAACCTGCTGGCGGTGGACCTCCTCCGAGCGTCGGCGTACAAGCCGGTACGAGACCGATGGGGCCGGGACGCCGGCGTGCTGGCCGCGTTCCTCATGTCGGGCGTCCTCCACGAGCTGCTCTACTGGTACATGACGCTGGAGCCGCCCACGGGCGAGATGCTGCTCTTCTTCACGCTCCAGGCCGCTTTCCACGTCGCCGAGCGGTGGGCCAGGGTGGCCGGGCTGTGGCGACCGCCCAAGGCGGCGGCGTACCTTGTTGGCACCACCTTTATGGTCGTCACCATATCGGAGCTCTTCTTCGGGCCGTTCATCAGAGCCGGCATAGACGTGCGTATGATTCAGGAGGCCGCCGAGGCGGTGGAGTTGGTTAGGGCCGTCGCTAAGCGTCTCATCGTCCGTCTATTTGGGGCTGGTTCGAGTTAG